GGCAGCGAGCGGAACTCGTCGTCCGTTTTTTTCTGGAACTCCGCCTGCTTCGGCTCGGGCTTGTTCTCGACGTAACGCACGACCGCGTCCCAGTCGTCGGCCGCGATCGCGGTGAAGGAGCAGAAGTAGCGGTGGACGACGCGCTCGGGCGCCTGCATCGCGTCGCACTGGTCGACGTGGACGCGGCTCGGGATCGTGCGCTGGCGCAGTTGGAACGTGAAGCTCAGCTCCGTCTCGGCCAGCTGCTTGGGGCAAACGAATGCGACGCCTTCGCGCGAGACCGTCGTCCCCAGCACGGGGATCCGCCGGCCGTCGCTGATCGCGAAGCCGTGGAACTTCCCGGGGCGCGCGCCAAGGGCGCCGTTTTCAAACCAGCGCTGCTCGCGACGCCCGAAGAGCTGGTCGAAAAGCTGCATGCCAGGCCACATCATAGCAAGCTTGCGGCCTGCAACCTGCCCTTTTGGCGCAAATCTTACGGTTCTTTGATCGCGGTCACATCAAAAGCGCGTTTCGAGGCCGCAAGTTTACGCCGGGTTTACGTTCGAGCCCGCTCCCGAGCCGCTGGCCGCGCTCAGAGCGGCGTTGATGCGCGCGGCGGCGTCCGCCGGCGTGTCGGGCGGATCGATGTGCACGAACAGATGCTTGTAGGTTGAGGCGCCGGGCTGCAGATCGATCACCAGCACGCTGTCCTCGCGCTGGTAGTCGAAAAACACCGTCTCGCCGTGGTACAGGAACGTCCCGGCCATCTTGAAGGGCCACGGCGAGTTCGTCCCGATCAGCTTGAGCGACTCCCAGAAGCTCGGCGGCTTGTCGACCGACGCGCCCGCGACGTTCGCGAGCGGGATCCGAAACGAGCCGTGCACCGCCCAGACCTTGTCCCAGCCGGAGAGCTCCACGCGCAGCGTGTCGCCGTCTACGTTCACCGTTGCCATGGATCGTTCTACTCAAGGGCCGTCGCGTGGTTTCGGGGTAGAAGCGGGCCATGGAGACGCAGGCTACGCTGAACGTCACGAGCTCCACGTTTCGTGACGGCCAAACGATTCCGCAGCGCGCGGTGTTCGACCAGTTCGGCTGCACCGGGCAGAACGAGAGCCCCGACATCACCTGGTCGCCCGGACCGCCCGGCACGAAGTCGTACGCAGTGACGATCTACGATCCGGACGCGCCGACGACGGTCGGCTTCGTGCACTGGATCGTGTTCGACATTCCCGCCGAGACAACGTCGCTCGCCGCCGGTGCCGGTGCGAAGAAAGACGCTGGCGTCCACGCGACGCAAGGATTTACCGACTACGGCTTCAGCCGTTACGGCGGCCCGTGTCCGCCGCCCGGCGATCCCGCGCACCACTATCATCTGACCGTGTGGGCGCTCGACCTCGAGAAGCTCGGCGTTGACGACACGACGACCTACGCGAAGTTCCGCTTCATCACTCGCGGACACGTGCTGGCGAAAGGCGAGATCGTCGGCCTCTACGCCAGCCCGGCGAGCTAGCGAAACGCGGATTAGCGAGCGCTATGGCTGCGGGCGCAGCCGCAGCGTTCGCACTGCGGTTCCGCCGTCCGGCGCAAACGCTTCCAGCCGCACGTCGATCACGCCGGCGCCCGCGTCCGGGACGGTGATCTGCCGCGCGAAGTGGCCGTTCGGGTCGGCGCCCGAGTCGGTGGTGATCGTGCTCTCGTTCGTTTCGCCGAAACTGATGAACGCGCTGCTCGTCGCGACGATGTGGACGCGCGAGTTCGGTTTCGTCCAGCCCTGCACCGTGAACGTGCGCGGAACCGCGGTGCCGTTCGGCGGCGAGACGTCGCGGAAGTAGTTCTCGTTCGGCTGCGCGGCGTTCAGGAACGTCCACGACTCCGCGATCCCCGGTGCGGTCACCGCGACGCGGTGCCGGCCGTACGGCAAGTCGTACGTCGGGTCGTACGAGAACGCGTGCGAGGAGACGTAGGCGTACTGCGTGATGTCGCGCCCGTCGAGCTGCACCCGCACGGCGTTGGCGTCGACCTCGCGCGGGAACGTTCCGCCGATCTGCGGGCGCAGGCTGCGGACCGTTGCGTTCGGGCTCGGCTCGACGCGCACGAGCCTCAGCGGCGCGCCTTGCGGCACCGGTGTGATGACCACCGGCGGCCCGCCGGGCGGGGCCGCGCCCGCGACCGGCTGCGTGATGAGCACGGCGCGCGTGCGGCCGTCGTAGTTCACGCTCGCGCCGAGCGCTTGCGCCACGAAGCGGAGCGGAACCAGCGTCCGCGCGCCGACGATGAACGGCGGCGAGTCGAGCGTCGTCTGCGCGCCGTTGACGATCGCGACGTTCGCGCCGATCTGCAGCGCGACGGTGGTGTTGCCGCGCGTCGCAGCGATCTTCCCGTTTTGGTAGACCACCGAGGCGCCCAGTCGTTCGAAGACGCCGCGCAGCGGGACGTACACGCGGCCGGCGCGCTCGACCGGCGGCTGGTCGAACGCGATCGCCGCGCCGTTGACGCTCACCGAAACGGGCGCGCTTTGCGCCCCGGCCGCGAGCGGAAGCGCGGTCGGCATGAGAACGGCGAAGAGTGCGGCGAAAGCGGTCGTGCGCGTCATCATCCAGGATAACGAGGCTCGGGCCGCTTCCGTCACCCCGTCCGGGTCCCGTCTCCCGTGGCGTCGAGGTCGCAAATCCCGGCTGCTGTAACGGCGGCACGGACGGCCGGCTCGCGCTCGTCGTCGAGGACCCGCTGCAAGATCGCACGAGCCCACGGCGTCTCGATCGCGAGCAGCGCTTCGACCAGCGCCAGCCGCGCGGACGCATCGCACCCGGCCGCGCGCCGGTCGACCAGTGCCGGCCACCCCGGCGGCTGCGGTACTGCGGCGGCGAAGAATGAGTCCGCGTCGGGGATGGAGTGAGCGGCCGGGATCGGCCCGGCATCTGGTGATCCGGCGTCGGGGCCCCAGTCCGCGAATCGCGAGAACGTGCGCGGTGCGGTGTCCAGAGGCGCGGGCGCGAGCGGCGGCGCGAAGGAAACCGTCGGCCGTGGCGCGGCGCGCTCGGGTGCGAAAATGACGACCGCCATCAGCGCGGTGGCGAGCACCGCAAGCAGGGTCGGAATCTGAAGCGTCAGCATGTCGCCGCCGTGGGAGCGGCATGCGCTCGAAGCGCCTCGAGCAGCGTGGCGCGCGCATCGTCGAGGCCACGGTCGCAGCCGCGCGTGAGCGCGTCCTCGAACAATTCGAGCGGCACGCCTTCATATCGTGCGAGCGTTTCGTCGAGCAGAGCACCGTAGTGCGCGACGGCTCCGCCCATTCGCGCATCACCGAGGCATTGAGGGAGAAGCGCAACGAGCGCACGCAAGACGCAGGGCGCTCCGTACGGAGCATCGTCGATTCGCGCAAGAGACGAATCGCCACGCCAGTCGCGGTCGGTGAGCGTTTCCAGCAGTGTCGTTAATGCCGACCGCAGTGCGGGATCTTCGAGGTCGTCGGCGGCGACGTAGAAGCCTGGGATCCGGAGCTTCACGAACAGCCGGTCGAAGACGTCGTGCAGCGCGGCGCGAACGCGGTCGAGCGTGTCGGCGATTCGCGCGTCGTACGGCTCGACGGCGTCAGGAAACAACGCGCGGAGCACGAGCACGTGCGCCACCAGCCCGATCTCCGATGTGCCGTTGAGCAGCCGCTCGATGTCGCGAAGCCGGAGCGCATCGGCCGTCATGACGAACGAGATCGCGGGCGCGGCCGGCTCCGGTTCGGCGATCGCCGGAATCGTCGGAACGCTTTCCGACGGAATGCTCGGCGTCAAGAAATTCGCCGTCGCAGCACTCGCCGCTGAACAATCGTAGGAGCTTGCCGCAGCCTCGTCGGCAGCGTCCGTGCACGTCGCCGGCATCGCTGCCGGCATGGGCGCGACGGTGAGCGCCTCGACATGGTACGCGAGAGCCGCGGGCCGCAACGCGAAGCCGTTTCCGCTCCGTACGCGAACCTGCGCCGGCTCCGCCGCCCGTGTCGTGCCGTTGATGCCGAGCGAGGCCCCGATGCAGACGATCTCCTCGTCGGCCGGCGCGCCTGCGAGGTACGACATGGCGAGGACGATACGCGTGCCGGCCGGGACGTCGTGAAGAGTCAGACCGTCCTCCTCCAGCGGCGAACGACCGTGCCGATCGAGGACGCCGTGTCCGTCCAGCGTCGTCGTCCCCGCCACGTACGTTGCGCCGGTAGCCGACACACGAATTACCAACTCGTCGATGCCCTCCTGGACCGCAACGTCGATCCGTACCGCGAACGCCGCACCAGCCACCGCGTCGTTCGGCGCGTGCAACACGGCGCTAGCGAGGTCGGCCTCGTTCCCTGAAGACTCTTCGGCGCCAGTGGCGTCCGAGTAATCAACACCCAACGAAGCGGTCGCCAATGCATCCTCTCGATGTGGTGGCTCTTGAGGTGCCCGATCGCGAACTACGAGTTCCACCTCCCGACGTGCACGTTCGCCGTCCACATCCGTCGCGATCAGCACGATCGGAAGCGCATCGGGCACCGGACGCGGAACGCCGTCGCCCGGCGCAGCAGCAACGCCATCGCCCGGGAGTGCCGGAGCGCCGTCAGCCCAAGAATGCTCCTGATCAAGACAGACATCGAGCGCGACGCACGCTGCAGCACCCGGCGCAAGTGCCCGCGGCAACGGGACGCCGACGCACGCAATGCGATCGCCGGCTGCGGAGACCGTCAACGACTCCGCGACGTCGCCTGCATTCACGACGCGTACGACGATGCGCGCAACGCCGCCGGGCGCGACACTCCGCGGAATCTGCATGGCATCGAGCCGCACGTCGCGCACATGCTCGGGTAAGACCGCCGTTTCGACGACGTGCCCACCGGCGCACACGCCGATCGTTCCACCGCTCCATGCAGCGGGGTACCCAGCAGCGAGCATGATCCGCGTACGTCCGCGCGCCGGAATGAGCCCCAGCGTGATCGCGCAGCCGGCGGCGGACCGCTCCGCTCGCGCGAACGACGGTTCCTCTTTGCGGTTCTTCCGAGCGCGCCAACTCACCGGAACGCCGTCTACGCCGACCTCCTCGTCCGTGAGCATCATCCCCTTCGGCAACGTCACGCCGACCGGCACGTCGTGCGCGTCGGTCCAGCCTTCGTTGCGCACCTCGATCGCGATGTGCGTTCGCCGCCGCGACGGAATCAATCCGACCTCCGGCGCTGCGATCAACGGCTCGGTGACCACGCCCGCGCGTGCCGGAAGCGCGCACGTAACATCGTTACCGAACCGCACCTCGCCGTCGTCGGCGCGAATCTCCGCGACGGGCCGCACGACGCGCGCGTTGAACGCGAACGCGATCCGCTGCCCGACATCGAGCCGCGGCGCTTCGACGACCGCCGGACCGTCGCCGTCGAGCCGCGCGCAGCCGACGGGCGCGGGGACGACGACGCGCACGCCGTGTGCCGGCCCGTCGCCCTCGTTCGTGACCTCGGTCCGCACGCGGACGGTCCCGGGGCCGAGCTGCTCGACGAACGTCCCGCTCGCGGCGCCGTAAAACACGGGCCGGCTGCGGACGAGGAGCGCGCAGCGGTTCGTCCCGAGCTCCGCGCCGTCGAGCCGCAGCACCGCCTGCACGAAGAGCGCGGTCAGATCGTCGACTGGCATCCGGACGCGGGCCAGGATCCTCGCGACGGCGTCCTCGCCCGGCGCGACCGGCTCGACCGCGACCTCGGTGCCCGCCAGCGGCTCGAGGCCCTCGGCGAGCACGAATGCGACCGTCGCGGGCCGGCTCGGCAGCGCGCCCAGGTTGCGCGCGCGGAACTCGATGCACACGGTCTCACCGGGGCGCGCGACGCGTGGCTCGACGAAGAGCGCGCGCAGAACGGGTTCGTAGCCGGCTGTCATACCGGACTCGGTGCCCGCCGATGCGCCCTCGCATGACCGGGCAGGAGACTCCGAGGTGAGCGGGGACACAGTGGCCCGACAAAGGGCGCCTCGCGGGGGCGCTCCGAAGAGGGTGGAACCGATGATCGATCTCTCGACGCTTCGCCGGATCCCGTTGTTCCGGGACTTTACCGACGATCAGTTGTCGCAGGTGCTGGCGACGGTGACGACGCGCCGCTATGCCAAGCACCAGTTCGTCGTGCGCGAAGGCGAGCCGGGCGACACCTTCTTCGTGATCGCGGCGGGTTCGGTCGCGGTCTGCCGGGTCGGCCCCGACGGGCGCGAGACGATCCTTTCGATCCTCAAAGAGGGCGATTTCTTCGGCGAGATGTCGATGTTCGACTCGTCGCTGCGCTCGGCGTCGATCAAGACGCTGACCGACGTCGAGCTCGGCGCCGTCCGCCAAGGGGACTTCCTCGGGCTGATCGACCGCAATCCGCAGATCGGCCGGCTGCTGGTGATCGAGCTCTCCGAGCGCCTCCGCGCCGCGAACGCGCTGATCGCCGCGACGACCTCGCAGGACATCCGCGCCCGCCTAGCCTCGCTGCTGCTGAACCTCGCGGAGCAGTTCGGCGAACCGGTCGACAACGGCACCCGCATCGCGCTGCGCCTGACGAACCAAGAGATGGCGAACATGATCGGCACCACGCGCGAGACGGTGAACCGGACGCTGAACCGCTTCTGGGACGATCGCCTGGTCGACATGCGCACCGCCCACGTCGTCGTCACCGAACCCGACAAACTGCGCTCGCTGATCCCGTAGCAGCGCGCGCCGCGCGCGCCGGATAGATTTTCTCGCTCACGGGCACCGCCTGCGGCATGATCCCTTCGGCAGCGGTGGTCCAGCTCGCGACCGTGGCCGGCGCGCTGGCGTCCGCGTGCACGGGCTTTGTCGTTGTTTTCCGTGCCCGTGCAGCGGGCTCCCCGAACCAGACTGCGTTCCGCAACGCCGCGTCCCGTGAAGCTGTGCTCGTCGACGCGGCGCGGCGGCTGGCATGCGCCGCGCGAGCGTCGGTCGACGCGGTGCGCGACGAGATCGTGCGCGCCGCTCGCGCGGTCGCTCCGGACATCGACGGCGTCCTCGTCTACGAAGAGGACGAAGGCGCGCTGCGCTGCGTCGTCGCTTCCGGCTCGCGCTTCGCGTACTTCGACGGGACACGCGTCGCGCTCGACGACCCGTGCTCCTTGCCGTCGCGCGCGCTTGCCGCCGGACATCGCATCACGCTGGCGGACGCCGAGGCGACGAAGCTTCATCCCGGCGACTTCGCAGCGGTCGCGATTCCGTTTGCGCGGGAGGCCGGTCGCGCGTGCGTTCTCGCCGTCGCCTCGCAGCGTGCAATCGAAACGGAAACGATCGATCGCCTCGTGATGCTCGCCGATCAAGCCGCACCGGCGTATCTGATCGCACTGGACCGTGAGCTCGACCGCCGCCGCGCCGAGTACGACGGCCTCACCGGGCTGCTGACGCCGCGCGCGCTCCGCCAGCGCCTCGCGGTGCTCGTTGACCGCGCGCGTCTCCAGCCGGCCGCGAGACTGGCGCTGCTCTTCGTCGATACGGATCACTTCAAATGCTGGAACGACCGCTACGGCCACGCCGCCGGCGACGCTCTCCTGCGCGAGATTGCGCACGTGCTTCGGTCAGCCGCACATCGCGCGGACGATCTCGTCGCGCGCAACGGCGGTGATGAGTTCTGCGTCGTCTTCACCGAAACGGACAAGTCGACCGCTATCGAGCGCGCCGACACGCTGCGCCGCCGCATCGCAGCGCTCGACGTAGCGCGTCTGCGGCCAGCCGATGCAGAGGGCTCGGTGCAAATCACCGCGTCGATCGGCGTCGCCGCCTTTGCCGCCGACGCCTCGACCGCAAGCGACCTCCTCGAGCGCGCCGACGCGGCGATGTATCACACCAAGGAGACGGGGAGGGACGGCGTCTCCTACGCTGCCCCGGACCGCTCGCTCGCTCGGCTTTCGATGTGCCCGCCTGTTGCGGAGATGCTCCGGCCGGTTTAAAGACGCAAGAAGAAAAATCCGTACGCCGGGCTAAAGGCAAGATATGGAAGCGCCGCACCGCCGAGGTTCACGTTGCCGAGCTCGTCTCGATTCCCTTGCGAGATATGGCCGCAGTTGAGGATCGCCGCGAGGTCGAACTGCGACTTGAACTCGAGGTACACCCACGGCAGCGAGTCCTTCGTTCCGACCTTGACGTCGAAGGCGTCGGTCGAGAACGGATGCTCGAGGCCTCGCCGGGTGAGCTCGTCGCGAATGTTCGCGAGCAAAGCGGCGGCGCGGTCGTGGTATCGCGCGCTGCAGCTCGGCGCCGTCGTCAGCGCGAACGGGTCCTTAGGAATCGCTCGGCCGATCGCATAGTACTGCGGCGGACTCGGCTTCTCTTTCGTCGTGGGCAGAATGAAGCCGTAGGTGGATGAGAATAGGAACGAGATCCCGTTGTAATTCGTCGCCGATCCGATCAGCCCGGCAGCCGTTAAGTCCTTCTCGTCGACGGAGCGGTAATGAAGGCATTTGATGACGGTTGACAGCAGCGGGATCGTCCTTAGGGTGTATTCGAGCTCGTAGCCGTTGGGGACGTCGTGGTAGGCGACCATCGTATCGGCAAGCGCCGGCGGCGGCGGGACTCCTTTCGTCCCGTTCCGCAGGCGGAATTCGTAGTACGCGCGCAGCGGCGCGACGAACGCCTCGGCTTTTTTCGCCGTTTCGAAATCGCACGCGGGGTTGTCGTTTCGGAGCGCGAACGGCGCGCTGACCGGCCCGCTGGGGAGGCCGACGACCGGCCGCGGCGTCTCCGTTCCGCCCGTGAACGCCCGCGCCGTCGGTGCTCCGCGGTCGGCGACACCGAGTACGGTCGAGTACTCCACCGAGATTCGGCGTCCCGGAAACGGTCGCGCAACCAGCGGGATGCTGCGTCCGTCGATCGTCGTCGCGCTGAGGGCACCGACGGTTGCGAACGAGCTCGCCAGCGCGTTCGTCACGTTCGTCGCGCGCACCGTCACGGCTCCGCGCTTCGATGTGAATACCGCCCCGACGTCCAGCGTCCCAAAGGCGCGCGCGTCGAGCGAGTTGTTCTCGGAATAGTAGCGATAGTTGGCCGCAACCTCGAGCGGTCCGTTTTTGTAGTCCACCAGCGCGCCTGCTTGGACGTACGGAACGCCGAAGAGCTGCATTCCAGGCCGCAAGATCGAACGCGGTGAGGTGACGAACGGTTCCGTCGACGCGAGCCGCGCGCGAATCAGCGACACGAACGGATCGACGCGAATCGGGCCTTTGGTCACCGATCCGATCGCCCGGAGCCCGCTGTACCGCGTATCAATACCCGTCATGGGCCCGAAGAGATAGATATCCTGCGAAGTCAGCGGCGGACTGCCGGGACAGACGGTGGGCAGATGCGCGATGCGGTTGGCGTCGGTCAAGAAGGAGCTCGAATCGAGGAATCCGAGGTCCGCTCCGTTCACCGGATAGCGCATCGGTACGTTGTGCGCAATTTGGTCGAACGCGACGAGCGAGTACGCGCTCGCCGGAGTCGTTCGCGTGTACGCGAGCCGCTGCGTCGATGTTGAATCGTTCTCGGAGACGACCGTTCCGAGGCGGCCGTACGCCACGCGACCGGCGCACAGGTAATTTAAGAAATCGGGCGTCGACGTGAGCCCCGTGACCGAGAGCGCGCCGGCGCCCGCGCCGACGTCGGCGCTGGCGGAGAGCGTCGAATTCGCATCGAGCCGAGCGTCGGCGCGTGCGCCGAACGAGGTGCTGCGGGAGTCGATGCCGTGCCGCTGCGTCACGCGTAGCGTCGCGCGGGTCGTATTCGAGAGCTCTCGAACCGCGACGACGTCGACGACGTCGTTGCGAGTGGTACCGCTCAGCGAAAGCGACGACCCGAGCGCGGACTGTCCGAGCCGCTCCTGCGTCGACGTATTGACGAAAGAAAGGTCGAAGCGGCTTCGGGCGCCCGCGGCGAAGCTCAAACGCGCCGCGCCGCCGCCGTACTCGAGGGCCGTCTGGCTCGCGGCGGGAAACGGAACGCCGGCGATCGTGCGGGCGGAAAGATCCGTGGCACTCGAAGAAGCCGTCCGAAACACGGCGAGATCGTACGTGAAGTTCTCTCGTTGTCCGAGCCATCGCGTCAACAGAATGCTCGTGGACGATCCGCCGGCTGCCGCAGTTCCGAACGAGCACCGCGTCACGGTCGTCGCATAGGGGCAAAACGGCGTGAACGCTCGATCCGTGCGGAGAAAGGTCGCGCTCACGGTGTCCGCGCTGCCGGCCAGATATTGCAGCTTCGCCAGCGCGGTTCGGCTTCCCGATCCGCCCCGATGCGAAATAGTCTGTCCCGACCAGTCGGCAAAGGTTTGTCCCGTGATCTCCAAGTCGGAGAACGTTTCTCCGCCCCCGACCACGTAGCCGAGCGACCCGCTCGAACCACGGGCGAGCGCCGTCAGTGCCGAGGAGCCTGACGCACCGGCTCGCGCGACGACGTCGAGCAGTGGGTACCGCGTCGGCAGCGCGGTTCGGAAATCGACGCTGCCCGCGCTGAAGCCTTGCGCCGGCCCGAACGAAACTGAAGCGCTGCTCATGAGATCGCCGCCGAGAACAGAAGCGTCGAACGCGCTTCCGGGGCTGTTCAGCGGAATGCCGTCGAGCGTAATCGCGGTCTGCGCGGGATCGTGCCCCTCGAGGCCGTACAGCGCCTGTCCCTGACCGAAATCTCCCAGCGTATCGAGCGAGACGCCGGGCAGCTTCCCGAGCGCGTCGTAGAGGTTCTCGGAAACGTGCGCGAGCGCGCCGTTGCGCGATACGTCGGAGTACGGCCGTGCACGCGATCGCGTTGTCGAAACCCGCCCGATCGTTTTGAGGGCGCTTTCACGCTTCGCAAGCTCGAATCGCACGACAGAGCGCTCGCCGGCTTGAACGTTCACCGTCACGACCTCGCTCGATTTGTAGGCGGGCGCGCCGGCCTGCACGCGGTACACTCCGGTCGGCACCTCGGCGAACTCCAAGTCTCCGTTTGCGTCCGTCGAACGCGTCGTCGAAAGCGGTCCGGTCAGTTTCGCCAAACCGCGAAGCGGACGCTGTGTCGCGACGTCGACGACTTGAACGAGAATCGATCCGGTCGATTCCTGTGCTGAGAGGTTTGCTGGGAAAACGCCGGTCAGCAGAACGCCGATCAGCGCGCACTGCAAAGCGCGGATATAACGCGGCATTTTTATTTCTTCACTCCGCACGCGTTGACAGTTGGCTCCCGGGATGCTAGCCTTCCTTCACGGCGCTTGGGGTGTCATGTACCAAGCTTTCACGTTCTCCTGGAGCGCCGTCGTGAATAGCTTGCTGCAAGCAGTTGTTTCGGAACAGCTGTTCTCTGTATTTCGTTGCTCTTTGGAGGGCAAACGTGCATATCACGAAGATCTACGCTGCCGCCTCGGCTGCGGCTCTTTTTGCACTGGGTCTGTCGGTGCCGGCATCGGCACTTGTGCAGCGTTCGTACGTCGTCTCCGGCGGCACGCTGAACATTGGTGGAGGCTCGATCAACTGCCAAAGCGCTGCACCGTCACGACGCTCGACGACGGCTCTCAGGAGATCGATACGGCGTCGGGAGAGTCGTACTGGACGAACGGTTCCGGCTTGTACGGCGCGCCGTAGCGGACCACTAAGGCACGCCTGCTTGGGAGCGGGCGGCTCCCGTCATGCCGACGGGATCGGCGGACTCGAATGCCAGCCTGTTGGCACCGTACCGGCGTATCGTGCGGTTGGGATGACGGCGGGGACGTGCGTGTGCGAAGCGAAGGGCGCGATCGATGTCGCACCCGAGCCGCGCATTGCTCTGACCGCCGTTCGCGCTCCGACGACGCTCCGGGTCGACGTCCTGCCGCACCTGAAGACCGCGCGGTTCGACCGTGCGCTGAGCTATCGCGTGCCGGACGGCGTCGCCGCCGGCGTCGGCGACGTCGTGCGGGTGCCGCTCGGGTCGCGCGACGTCTTCGCATACGTTCTTTCGCCGCCGTACCGCGGCGACCCGGAGACGAAGCTGCGCGACGTCATCGCCCGCGTCGAGGGACCGCGTGCGTTCGACGCGACGGGCTTGGAACTCGCGCGGTGGATGGCGGAGGAGTACATCTGCTCGTTGCGCGAGGCGCTGGGCGCGGTCGTCCTCGCGGCGGCGCTGCCGCGCGCGGTCGAGCGCTTCATCCCGCTCGGCGATCCGCCCGATGCGGCGCGTTTCAAGGTCGTTCCGCCGCGGCTGATCAAGCTGCTGTGGAGCGATTTCCGCGACGGCGTCGCGCCGGACGTCTTGCTGCGCCATCCGGAAGCGCGTCGTGCCGGCGACCGCCGGACGCTGTTGCGCGCGCTGGACGCGCTGGTTCGCGCCGGCGCGCTCGAGCGCCGCCGCACGCTCGCGAAAGCCTCGATCGGCGCCGCGACGATGCGCGTCCTACGCCCCGGTGACGTGCCGATCAAAGGCAAGAAAGCGCAAGCGCTCGTCGCGCACGTCGCCGCGGTCGGCGAGCTGCGGCGCAGCGACGCCGTGCTAGCCGGCTTCTCCGACGCGGTGATTCGGCGCGCCGTCCAAACGGGCGCGCTCATCGAAGAAGCGCGCGAGCGGCGGCGCGAACGCACCGCGTGCGTCGTGCTGCCGCCCCA
This genomic window from Candidatus Eremiobacterota bacterium contains:
- a CDS encoding YbhB/YbcL family Raf kinase inhibitor-like protein, with the protein product METQATLNVTSSTFRDGQTIPQRAVFDQFGCTGQNESPDITWSPGPPGTKSYAVTIYDPDAPTTVGFVHWIVFDIPAETTSLAAGAGAKKDAGVHATQGFTDYGFSRYGGPCPPPGDPAHHYHLTVWALDLEKLGVDDTTTYAKFRFITRGHVLAKGEIVGLYASPAS
- a CDS encoding copper amine oxidase N-terminal domain-containing protein, with product MMTRTTAFAALFAVLMPTALPLAAGAQSAPVSVSVNGAAIAFDQPPVERAGRVYVPLRGVFERLGASVVYQNGKIAATRGNTTVALQIGANVAIVNGAQTTLDSPPFIVGARTLVPLRFVAQALGASVNYDGRTRAVLITQPVAGAAPPGGPPVVITPVPQGAPLRLVRVEPSPNATVRSLRPQIGGTFPREVDANAVRVQLDGRDITQYAYVSSHAFSYDPTYDLPYGRHRVAVTAPGIAESWTFLNAAQPNENYFRDVSPPNGTAVPRTFTVQGWTKPNSRVHIVATSSAFISFGETNESTITTDSGADPNGHFARQITVPDAGAGVIDVRLEAFAPDGGTAVRTLRLRPQP
- a CDS encoding Crp/Fnr family transcriptional regulator, with amino-acid sequence MIDLSTLRRIPLFRDFTDDQLSQVLATVTTRRYAKHQFVVREGEPGDTFFVIAAGSVAVCRVGPDGRETILSILKEGDFFGEMSMFDSSLRSASIKTLTDVELGAVRQGDFLGLIDRNPQIGRLLVIELSERLRAANALIAATTSQDIRARLASLLLNLAEQFGEPVDNGTRIALRLTNQEMANMIGTTRETVNRTLNRFWDDRLVDMRTAHVVVTEPDKLRSLIP
- a CDS encoding GGDEF domain-containing protein, translated to MLVDAARRLACAARASVDAVRDEIVRAARAVAPDIDGVLVYEEDEGALRCVVASGSRFAYFDGTRVALDDPCSLPSRALAAGHRITLADAEATKLHPGDFAAVAIPFAREAGRACVLAVASQRAIETETIDRLVMLADQAAPAYLIALDRELDRRRAEYDGLTGLLTPRALRQRLAVLVDRARLQPAARLALLFVDTDHFKCWNDRYGHAAGDALLREIAHVLRSAAHRADDLVARNGGDEFCVVFTETDKSTAIERADTLRRRIAALDVARLRPADAEGSVQITASIGVAAFAADASTASDLLERADAAMYHTKETGRDGVSYAAPDRSLARLSMCPPVAEMLRPV
- a CDS encoding TonB-dependent receptor, with amino-acid sequence MPRYIRALQCALIGVLLTGVFPANLSAQESTGSILVQVVDVATQRPLRGLAKLTGPLSTTRSTDANGDLEFAEVPTGVYRVQAGAPAYKSSEVVTVNVQAGERSVVRFELAKRESALKTIGRVSTTRSRARPYSDVSRNGALAHVSENLYDALGKLPGVSLDTLGDFGQGQALYGLEGHDPAQTAITLDGIPLNSPGSAFDASVLGGDLMSSASVSFGPAQGFSAGSVDFRTALPTRYPLLDVVARAGASGSSALTALARGSSGSLGYVVGGGETFSDLEITGQTFADWSGQTISHRGGSGSRTALAKLQYLAGSADTVSATFLRTDRAFTPFCPYATTVTRCSFGTAAAGGSSTSILLTRWLGQRENFTYDLAVFRTASSSATDLSARTIAGVPFPAASQTALEYGGGAARLSFAAGARSRFDLSFVNTSTQERLGQSALGSSLSLSGTTRNDVVDVVAVRELSNTTRATLRVTQRHGIDSRSTSFGARADARLDANSTLSASADVGAGAGALSVTGLTSTPDFLNYLCAGRVAYGRLGTVVSENDSTSTQRLAYTRTTPASAYSLVAFDQIAHNVPMRYPVNGADLGFLDSSSFLTDANRIAHLPTVCPGSPPLTSQDIYLFGPMTGIDTRYSGLRAIGSVTKGPIRVDPFVSLIRARLASTEPFVTSPRSILRPGMQLFGVPYVQAGALVDYKNGPLEVAANYRYYSENNSLDARAFGTLDVGAVFTSKRGAVTVRATNVTNALASSFATVGALSATTIDGRSIPLVARPFPGRRISVEYSTVLGVADRGAPTARAFTGGTETPRPVVGLPSGPVSAPFALRNDNPACDFETAKKAEAFVAPLRAYYEFRLRNGTKGVPPPPALADTMVAYHDVPNGYELEYTLRTIPLLSTVIKCLHYRSVDEKDLTAAGLIGSATNYNGISFLFSSTYGFILPTTKEKPSPPQYYAIGRAIPKDPFALTTAPSCSARYHDRAAALLANIRDELTRRGLEHPFSTDAFDVKVGTKDSLPWVYLEFKSQFDLAAILNCGHISQGNRDELGNVNLGGAALPYLAFSPAYGFFFLRL